The following proteins come from a genomic window of Plutella xylostella chromosome 22, ilPluXylo3.1, whole genome shotgun sequence:
- the LOC105382725 gene encoding cytochrome P450 6B2: MVVILLVAIGLIAFYFYSTRNHSYWSKRNVKHEKPIPIFGNHFRNIFGYKSITDISEELYNKYKDEKVVGYYRGNTPELIVRDPELVKRILNVDFAYFYMRGLTRNDALEPLLLSLFHVEGDRWKLLRQRLTSAFTTHKLKGMFPLVVQCAGKLQAAAAALAARAEPYDVRELMARFTTEFIGACGFGIEMDTINNEHSQFRDLGKLIFTPSLRSVILIGLIEIYPNLMNYVSVSNKEIEKSILQIFNQIREQRNYKPIGRNDFVDLLLELEQKGKIQGESIEKRDSDGKPIQVEMDLDMKVMVAQLFVFFAAGFETSSSATSFTLHQLAYNPDVQTRIQGDIDRVMTKYNNKLCYESISEMKLLDMAFKESMRMFPSLGVLNRVCAKKYVIPELGITLDPGVKILIPIQAIQKDEKYFDNPTEYRPERFTAEAEKERHKFVYLPFGEGPRACIGTRLGHMQSLAGLAALLHRFTFEPSALSSPTLEVNPFSNVVQGIKKNILLKITERKVKSA, translated from the exons ATGGTTGTGATTCTGCTAGTGGCTATCGGTCTGAtagctttttatttttactcgACTAGAAATCACAGTTACTGGTCTAAAAGAAATGTGAAACATGAGAAGCCCATACCGATTTTTGGAAATCATTTCCGAAATATATTCGGTTACAAGAGTATCACGGACATATCGGAAGAGCTCTACAACAAATACAAAGATGAGAAGGTGGTCGGCTACTACCGCGGGAACACGCCCGAGCTGATCGTGCGGGACCCGGAGCTGGTGAAGCGGATCCTGAACGTGGACTTCGCGTACTTCTACATGCGCGGGCTCACGCGGAACGACGCGCTGGAGCCGCTGCTGCTGAGCCTGTTCCACGTGGAGGGGGACCGCTGGAAGCTGCTGCGGCAGCGGCTGACCAGCGCCTTCACCACGCACAAGCTGAAGGGCATGTTCCCGCTGGTGGTGCAGTGCGCCGGCAAGCTGCAggcggctgcggcggcgctggcggcgcgcgCCGAGCCCTACGACGTGCGCGAGCTCATGGCGCGCTTCACCACCGAGTTCATCGGCGCCTGCGGCTTCGGCATCGAGATGGACACCATCAACAACGAGCACTCCCAGTTCCGCGACCTGGGGAAACTCATCTTCACTCCGTCCCTCAGATCCGTGATTTTGATTGGACTCATAGAAATTTATCCGAATCTGATGAACTATGTGTCCGTATCGAACAAGGAAATTGAAAAATCTATATTGCAAATTTTCAACCAAATTCGAGAACAACGTAACTATAAACCCATTGGTCGAAATGATTTCGTGGATTTGCTTTTAGAATTGGAACAAAAGGGGAAAATTCAAGGAGAATCCATCGAAAAAAGAGATTCTGATGGTAAACCGATACAAGTTGAGATGGATCTGGACATGAAGGTTATGGTCGCGCAACTGTTTGTGTTTTTCGCAGCTGGTTTTGAAACCTCCTCCTCAGCAACCAGCTTCACCTTGCATCAGCTGGCATATAATCCCGATGTCCAGACCAGAATCCAAGGAGATATCGACAGGGTTATGACTAAATACAACAACAAACTGTGTTACGAATCTATATCAGAAATGAAATTACTTGATATGGCATTCAAAGAATCAATGAGAATGTTCCCATCTCTTGGAGTCCTTAATCGTGTGTGTGCGAAAAAATATGTCATACCAGAACTGGGCATCACGTTAGATCCTGGAGTGAAAATTTTGATTCCTATACAAGCTATTCAAAAAGATGAAAAGTATTTCGATAACCCAACCGAATATAGGCCAGAGAGATTCACAGCTGAAGCAGAGAAAGAACGACAcaagtttgtttatttaccatTTGGCGAAGGACCGCGTGCTTGCATTG GAACCCGTCTCGGCCACATGCAGTCTCTGGCCGGGCTGGCCGCGCTGCTGCACCGGTTCACCTTCGAGCCCTCAGCCCTGTCGTCCCCCACGCTGGAGGTCAACCCCTTCTCCAACGTGGTGCAGGGCATCAAGAAGAATATCCTCTTGAAGATTACTGAGAGAAAAGTTAAGAGCGCCTAA
- the LOC119694928 gene encoding probable cytochrome P450 6a18, with translation MFVLYLIILALLLFYYYSTRNHNYWANRNVKHEKPVPIFGTHFRNLFGYKSITDISEELYNKYKDEKVVGYYRGNTPELIVRDPELVKRILNVDFAYFYMRGLTRNDALEPLLLSLFHVEGDRWKLLRQRLTSAFTTHKLKGMFPLVVQCAGKLQAAAAALAARAEPYDVRELMARFTTEFIGACGFGIEMDTINNEHSQFRDLGKLIFTPSRRFVIFNCLMEVFPFLKNHIALMNPEIELAIRKLFEQIQKQRNYAPIGRNDFVDLLLELEKKGKMCGESIENVNKDGQPLKVEMDMDMKMMVAQLFVFFAAGFETSSSATSYTLHQLAYNPDIQTRVQEDIDRVMSKYDNKLCYEAIAEMTLLDMAFKESMRKFPSLGVLNRVCAKKYVIPELDITLDPGVKILIPVQAIQHDEQYFDNPFEYRPERFEEDAVKDRHKFVYLPFGEGPRSCIGARLGQMQSMAGLAALLHRFTFEPSALSTPQLTVNPFANNVQGLQKIYLKITERKLKTT, from the exons ATGTTCGTgctatatttaataatattagcactactacttttttattactattcCACAAGAAATCATAATTACTGGGCCAATAGAAATGTGAAGCATGAAAAACCCGTGCCAATTTTCGGAACCCATTTCCGAAATTTGTTCGGTTACAAAAGTATCACGGACATATCGGAAGAGCTCTACAACAAATACAAAGATGAGAAGGTGGTCGGCTACTACCGCGGGAACACGCCCGAGCTGATCGTGCGGGACCCGGAGCTGGTGAAGCGGATCCTGAACGTGGACTTCGCGTACTTCTACATGCGCGGGCTCACGCGCAACGACGCGCTGGAGCCGCTGCTGCTGAGCCTGTTCCACGTGGAGGGGGACCGCTGGAAGCTGCTGCGGCAGCGGCTGACCAGCGCCTTCACCACGCACAAGCTGAAGGGCATGTTCCCGCTGGTGGTGCAGTGCGCCGGCAAGctgcaggcggcggcggcggcgctggcggcgcgcgCCGAGCCCTACGACGTGCGCGAGCTCATGGCGCGCTTCACCACCGAGTTCATCGGCGCCTGCGGCTTCGGCATCGAGATGGACACCATCAACAACGAGCACTCGCAGTTCCGCGACCTGGGGAAACTCATCTTCACTCCATCGCGCAGATTCGTGATATTCAACTGTCTAATGGAGGTGTTTCCGTTCCTTAAAAACCATATTGCGCTTATGAACCCTGAAATTGAATTAGCAATTCGTAAATTATTCGAACAAATTCAAAAACAGCGGAATTACGCGCCGATAGGACGGAACGATTTCGTGGATTTGCTTTTAGAGCTTgaaaaaaaaggtaaaatgTGTGGAGAATCCATCGAGAACGTAAACAAAGATGGGCAGCCtttaaaag ttGAAATGGACATGGACATGAAAATGATGGTTGCGCAATTATTTGTATTCTTTGCAGCTGGCTTCGAAACATCCTCCTCAGCTACTAGCTATACGTTGCACCAACTCGCATACAATCCTGATATCCAGACTAGAGTACAAGAAGATATAGATAGAGTAATGAGTAAATATGATAACAAACTGTGCTACGAAGCTATCGCTGAAATGACTTTACTTGATATGGCATTCAAAGAATCCATGAGAAAGTTTCCATCACTGGGAGTACTAAATCGTGTGTgcgcaaaaaaatatgtaataccAGAATTAGACATTACATTAGATCCTGGAGTGAAAATTTTGATTCCTGTTCAAGCTATTCAACATGACGAGCAATACTTCGACAACCCTTTCGAATATAGACCGGAGAGATTTGAAGAGGATGCTGTGAAAGATAGACATAAATTCGTCTATCTACCATTCGGAGAAGGGCCTCGCTCGTGTATAG GTGCCCGTCTTGGTCAAATGCAGTCGATGGCGGGACTAGCGGCACTACTGCACAGATTCACCTTCGAACCCTCTGCACTGTCCACTCCACAACTCACGGTCAACCCGTTTGCCAACAACGTCCAAGGACTACAGAAAATCTATCTGAAAATTACTGagagaaaactgaagactacTTAG